GCTCCTCCATCAGCCAGGCCATGTAGCCCGGGTGGCGGGTGAGCAGGCTGCCCATGTGGTTGTTCACGCCGCTCACATGGGGCAGGGCGGCGAGATTGCCCCGCAGCACCCGCAGGAACTCGCTCCGTTCCATGTCCATGGTGACGCCGCCCGGGCCCAGCCGGTTGCCGCGGGTAGCCTGCATCGGCTGGTGCAGCATCACTTCCTTGCCCAAGCGGTGCGCCTGACGGGCCAGCCTTGCGGCATGGGGGGTGTGGGGGAGAAAGGCACAGGCCACGGGGCCGGGCAGGGCGACGCTGCGCGCACCCTCCACGGGGCGATCCCCCACGTCGTCGATGATGAGGCTGATCACCGGCCGCGCGGCGGCGGGCAGGGCGGTGAGCAATATCAGCCACAAAGAAAACGCGCCCCGCAGGGCGCGTCTCGGTTTCTTCTCGTTGGCGCCTGGCGCCATGGGCAGTCCTTCTTGTTAGCGTCGCGCCGCCATGATGTTCAGCCCCTTGAGCAGGTTCACGGCTTCGGTCAGAGCATAGTCCAGATCCTTCTGCGCCGCACCCGCCTGGCGCTCGGCGCTCTCGTGGGCCTTGCCGGCGTCGGGGTTGCTCAGATGCCCGCGCAGGTCCGCCTCCCGCAGGCGGTTGACCGCCGGCACCTCGGCGCGGCTCAGCTTGTAGTCGCTGAGCTTGATGTCCGGGGTGATGCCCTCGGCCTGGATGGAGCGGCCCTTGGGCGTGTAGTACCGCGCGGTGGTCATCTTCATGGCGGTGCCGCCGGCCAGGGGCAGGATGGTCTGCACCGAGCCCTTGCCGAAGGTCTGCGCCCCCATGATCACGGCCCGACCGTGATCCTGCAGGGCACCGGCGACGATCTCGGAGGCCGACGCGGAGCCCGCGTTCACCAGCACCACCATGGGCGCGCCGTCCAGCAGATCACCGCGGGTGGCCTTGTAGTTCTCGCCGTCCTCGCGCCCACGGGTGGCGACGATATCGCCGTCCTCCAGGAAGGTGTCGGCCACCTGCACGGAGGCGCGCAGCACGCCGCCGGGGTTGTTGCGCAGGTCCAGCACCAGACCCTTCAGGCTGCCGCCGGCCTCCTTGCGCAGCGCCTTCACCGCGTTCCGGGTCTGCTCGCCGGTGCGACTCTGGAAGTTGCTGATGCGCACATAGCCGTAGTCGTCTTCGAGCAGGCGGGATTTGACGCTCTCCACCTTGATCACCGCGCGGGTGAGCTCGAAGCTCAGCGGGCCCTCTTCGCCGTCGCGGATCACGGTCAGGCGAATGCTGCTGCCCGGCTCACCGCGCATCAGCGCCACCGCGTCACTGAGCGTCATGCCCTTGACCGGCTCGTTGCCCAGCCGCGTGATCAGGTCCCCGGGGCGCAGGCCGGCGCGGCTCGCCGGCGTGTCGTCGATGGGGCTGACCACCCGGACGAAGCCGTTCTCCATGCTGACTTCGATACCCAGGCCGCCGAACTCGCCGCGGGTGCTCACGCGCATGTCCTGGTACTGCTCCTCGTCCATATAGGCCGAGTGCGGGTCCAGGCCCTGGAGCATGCCGCGCACCGCGTGCTCCAGCAGGGTCTTGTCGTCCACGCCTTCCACGTAATCACGCTTGATGCGGGAGTAGACCTCGGTGAAAGCGCGCAGCTCGTCCAGGGGGATCTCGGCGCGGGCCTGTTGCATATCCGCCCAGCTCGGCGCGGACAGCGTCCCCAGCGCCAGCACGGCGCCGCTTGCGAGGCTGATGAGCGTCTTCCGGATCGTCATAGTCGTTCAACTCCCGGTCATCGTACGCCGCGCTTCCCGCGCGCCACCGACGGCCTCCTTGGTATAGGCGATGCGCGGCGACTCCCTGGCCGCGCCTTCATCCGCGTTGGTCCTTCGCTCGCAGCCAGCGCTGCGGATCCACCGGCTTGCCGGCGGCACGAATCTCGAAATACAGCCCGGGCTTGTCGCGCCCACCGCTGCTGCCCACCCGGGCCAGCAACTCGCCGGCCTCCACCCAGTCACCCGCCTCTTTGTAGAGTGATTGGTTATGGCCGTAGAGGCTCATATAGCCCTCGCCGTGGTCAACGATCAACAGCAGGCCAAAACCTCGCAGCCAATCGCTGTAAACCACCCGGCCGTGGGAGACGGCGCGTACCTCCGCGCCGGACTCCGCGCCGATCAGCACACCGCTCCAGCGCATGTCGCCCAGGCCGCGAGCCTGCCCGTAGCGGGCGGTGAGCCGACCCTTCGCAGGCCAGGGCAGTGTGCCCCGTGTCTGGGGGAACGGTTTGCGATCCAGTGCGCTTTCCGGGATATCCGCCAGAGCCCGATTCAACTCTTGGAGCAGTTTTGTGAGCTCCTGCTCGTCGACCTTCAGTGCCGCCAACTCGCCGCCACGACTTTCCAGCTCCCGGCCGATGCGCGCCAGCAACGCCTGGCGCTCGGTGCGGGCAGCCTGCAAGCGCTCGTGCTCGGCGCGTCGCGCCCGCGCCAGGCCGTCCAACTCGGCCAGCGCCTGATCCAGCTCCTCCCGGGTGCGGGCCAGGGCCTGCAGCGCCTCGGTGACTTCCGCAATGCGCGCCGCCCGCGCCCGGTTGAAGTAATCGTAGTAAACCAGCAGGCGCTGAAACTGTGACGGATCCTGCTGATTGAGCAATAATTTCAGGTATTCCTGGCGTCCGCCAGCGTAGGCCTCGCGCAGAGCCCGGGCCAGATAGGCCCGTTGCTCGCTCAGCAGCTCGCTTTGGCGGCCCTGTTCGGCCCGCAGCCGGCTCACCCGGGCGTCGACCTGCTGCCGGCGCCCGGCGATCTCCCGCAGAGCCGCGGCGGCGCGCCCCAGGCGGCGCTCCAGGCGGCCCAATTCCGTTTGGGCGGCATCCCGGCGCTGCTGGGCTCGGCGCATGTCTTCCCGCACCTGGGTGATGCGCTCGCGCAGTTCCCGCAGCTCGGCTTCCCGCTCGCGGTATTCCTGAGCCGGGGCGCCGAAGGCGGCCAGCGCCAGCAGCAGCGGAGCCAGACGTAAGAATCCCATGGGCTGGTGTTCGGTTTCCTTGGCTTGGGTTGCTGCTATCATGACCGGCTTTCGGGGCCGGCACGCTCTATATCAGAGGCAGCGAAACAGTATGGATCAGCTCGTTCAATTTATCAGTGATCAGTGGTTGCTGGTCACCGCCTTCGTCATGGTGCTGGTGGCGGTCATCGCCTACGAGATCCGCCAAGGCGCGGGCGGCGGCAAGCGGCTGGATGCCTCCGCCGCCACGCAGCTCTATAACCGCGATCAGGCTCAATTCGTGGACCTGCGGGGCGACCAGGAGTTCCGTGCCGGCCACCTGCCCGGCGCCCTGCATCTGCCCGCCAACGCCACCGACGAGCGACTCAAGCGGGTGAAGAAGGCGCGCGCCGTGATCGTCTATGACGAGAACGGCCTGCAGCTCAACAAGGGCCTGCAACGGCTGAAGAGCGCCGGTATCGAGAACGTCTACGGCCTGCGCGGGGGCATTGCCGCCTGGCGCACCGCCGGCTATCCCATCGAAAAGAAGTAAAGGAGCACAGACCCCATGGCCGAGAACCAACCCCAAGCGGGCGGGCAGGAACAGCAGGCGCCCCAGCAGAACTTCAACATCGTCAAGCTCTATCTCAAGGACTGCTCCTTCGAGGCGCCCAATACGCCCGACATCTTCCAGCAGGACTGGCAGCCCCAGGTGAACGTGGATCTGAACACCTCCGCCAGGTCGGTGGCCGAGAAAACCTACGAGGTCGTGGTCTCGGTGACGGTTACCGCGAAGATGGGCGAGAAGACCGCCTTCCTGGTGGAAGTGCAGCAGGCGGGCATCTTCCAGCTCGAGGGTTTCGACCAGCAGACCCTGCACGGCCTGCTGGGCGCCTACACGCCGGGCATCCTCTTCCCCTACGCCCGTGAGGCGGTCTCCGATCTGGTGGGCAAGGGCGGCTTCCCGCAGTTGCAGCTCAACCCGGTGAACTTCGACGCCCTCTACGCCAAGCGCATGGCCGAGAAGCAGGCGGCCGAGGGCGCCGGCGAGGGCAGCACCCACTGATGGGCGAGCTGGCGGTACTGGGAGCGGGCTCCTGGGGCACGGCGCTGGCCCTGGTGCTGGCCCGCAACGGCATTCGGGTGCGGCTCTGGGCCCACCGTCCGGCGCAGGCCGCGGCGCTGGCCCGCGACGGCGAAAACCGCCGCTACCTGCCCGGAACCGCCTTCCCCGACACCCTCGGTGTCACCGACGACCTGGCCGCGGCGGTGGCGGGGCTGCGGGATATCCTGCTGGTGGTGCCCAGCCACGCCTTTCGCGCCACCCTGCGCGCCCTGCGCCCGCATTTGAGCGCGGATTGCCGCATCGCCTGGGCCACCAAGGGCCTGGATGCGGAATCCGGCGGGCTGCTGCACCAGGTGGTGGCGCAGGAGCTCAGCCCGGTGCCGCCCATGGCGGTGCTCTCGGGCCCGAGCTTCGCCCGGGAGGTGGCCGCCGGGCTGCCCACCGCGGTGACCATCGCCGCCGATCAGCCGGACTTCGCGCGGGACTTGGCCCGCGCCTTCCACAGCGAGGATTTCCGCCCCTACACCAGCACCGATCTGGCCGGGGTGGAGTTGGGCGGGGCGGTGAAGAACGTACTCGCCATCGCCACCGGGGTCTCCGACGGCCTGGGCTTCGGCGCCAACAGCCGGGCGGCGCTGATCACCCGGGGTCTGGCGGAGGTGAGTCGGCTGGCGGCGCATTTCCAGGCCGAGACCCACACCCTCATGGGGCTTTCCGGCATGGGCGATCTGATCCTCACCTGCACCGATGACCAGTCCCGCAACCGTCGCTTCGGCCTGGCGCTGGGGCGGGGCGAGAGCATCGAAGAGGCGCTGGAGGCCATCGGCCAGACGGTGGAGGGGCTGCGCACCGCGGATGAAGTGCGGCAGTTGGCCGCCCACACCGGGGTGGAGATGCCCATCTGCCACGCCACCTGGCGATTGTTGCGCGGTGAATTGGGCCCGCGGGAAGCGGTGCACGCCCTGATGGAGCGGAAGATCAAGCCGGAGTTCTAAGACCGCGGCCATGAGCCGCGCTTACACTTGGGCGCCCTCGAAGCCGTTCTGGCGCCAGGCCTCATAGACCACGGCGGTCACGGCATTGGCCAGGTTCAGGCTGCGGCTCTCCGGGCGCATGGGCAGGCGCAGGATCCGAGCGGGCTCCAGGGTATCCAGGATAGCCGAGGGCAAGCCACGGGTTTCCGGGCCGAACAACAGGGCATCGCCTGGCCGAAAATCCGCCTGGTAGACACTGCCCGCCCCCCGCGTGGACAGCGCCCAGAGCCGCCGGGGCGTCGCCGCGGCAACGAAGCCATCCAGATCCGCATGTTCCCGCACCTCGGCCCACTCGTGATAATCCAGCCCCGCGCGGCGCAGCAGGCGGTCATCCATGTGAAAGCCCAGCGGGCGAATCAGGTGCAGTCGGCAACCGCTGTTGGCGCACAAGCGGATGATATTGCCCGTATTCGGCGGGATCTCCGGCTCCAGCAACACGACATGGAACATCAGACGCTCAGCCTCAATTCCTTGATCTTGCGGGTAAGGGTGTTGCGGCCCCAGCCGAGCAGGCGGGCGGCCTCCTGACGCCGCCCGCCGGTGCGGCGCAGGGCGGTCTCGATCAGGATCCGCTCCAGCCGGGGCACGGCCTCGCTGAGCACCCCTTCGCCGCCGCCGGCCAGCGAGCGTTCGGCCCAGCTGGCGAGCGCCCGCTCCCAGTGCTCGCCATCCCCCACCGCCTGCGCCTCGTCATCACGCAGCTCCGAAGGCAGGTCCTCCGGGTGAATCTCCTGACCGCTCGCCATCACCGTGAGCCAGCGGCAGCTGTTCTCCAGCTGCCGCACATTGCCCGGCCAGGCGTAGGCGCTGAGGTGGCCTTCGGTCTCCGGCCGCAGGCTCTTGGGCTCGACACCCAGTTCCCCGGCGGCCCGGGCGAGGAAGAAACGTGCCAGCTGCGGGATGTCCTCGCGCCGCTCGCGCAGGGCGGGCAGCTGAATGCGGATCACGTTCAGGCGGTGGAACAGGTCCTCGCGAAAGCCCCCTTCCGCCACCCGCCGCTCCAGATTCTGATGGGTGGCGGCGACGATGCGCACATCCACCTTCAGGGAGGTGAGCCCGCCGACTCGGTAAAACTCCCCATCGGCCAGCACCCGAAGCAGGCGTGTCTGTAGCTCGGCGGGCATATCGCCGATTTCATCCAGAAAAAGGGTGCCGCCATCGGCCTGCTCGAAGCGACCCTGTCGAGTGGCGGTGGCACCGGTGAAGGCACCCTTTTCGTGGCCGAACAGCTCGGATTCCATCAGGTCTCGCGGAATCGCCGCCATGTTCAACGCGATGAAGGGCCGGTCCCGGCGCGGGCTGTGCCGATGCAGGGCGCGAGCCACCAATTCCTTGCCGGTGCCCGATTCGCCGTTGATCAACACATTGATGTGAGAGGAGGCGAGCCGCCCTATGGCGCGGAACACCTGCTGCATGGCCGGTGCCTCGCCGATGATCTCGGGCAGCGGCTCGGGCTCGGCGGGGGCTGTGCTGCTTCCCTTGCGGGTCTGCAGGGCGCGGCGCACCAGTTCCACGGCCTCGTCCAGGTCGAAGGGCTTGGGCAGGTAGTCGAAGGCGCCGCCCTGGTAGGCGGAGACCGCCGACTCCAGGTCCGAATGGGCGGTCATGATGATCACCGGCAGGCGCGGCCAGCGCTCGGCCACCTCGCTCAACAGGCCCATGCCGCTCAGCCCCGGCATGCGCACATCGCTGAGCAGCACGGCGGGCTGCTCCCGGGCGAGGGCGGTGAGCACCGTATCGGCCCGCTCGAAGCTGCGCACCGCAAAGCCCGCCTGCGCCAGGGCGCGCTCCAGCACCCAGCGGATGGAGCTATCGTCGTCGACGATCCAGACACCGGCCTCGATCATGGGTAATCCTCCAGCGGCAGCCACAGGGTGAAAACGGTGTGACCGGGCTCACTGGCACACTCGATCAGGCCCCCGTGCTGATTCACCAGGGTCTGGGAGATGGACAGCCCCAGCCCGGAACCCTGGGCACGGGTGGTGACCATGGGGTAGAAGATCTGATCCTGCAGCGGGGCGGGAATGCCCGGGCCGCTATCGATGATGTCGATGCGCGCCACCAGCTTGTGGGTGGTCTGATCGATGGTGAACTGGCGCTGGGTGCGGGTGCGCAGAACGATGCGCCCCTGCTCGCCCACCGCCTCCAGGCCGTTGCGCACCACGTTGAGCACCGCCTGGATGAGCTGGTCCGCCGCACCCCGGAAAGGCGGGATGCTGGGGTCGTAATCGCGCACGATCGCCACCTCGGGCGGCGCTTCGGCCCGCACCAGCTGGCGCACCCGTTCCAGCACCTCGTGGATGTTCACCATGCCCTGCTGGGGCGGCTGATGCGGGCCCAGCAGCCCATCCACCAGGGTCTGCAGACGATCCGCCTCGTGGATGATGACCTGGGTGTACTCCCGCAACCCGGCCTCGGGCAGCTCGCGCTCCAGCAACTGCGCCGCGCCCCGCAGGCCGCCCAAGGGGTTCTTGATCTCATGGGCCAGGCCCCGGATCAGCTCTCGGGTGGCCTTGTTCTGGGCAATGAGCTGATACTCGCGGCTGATGCGCAGATGCCGATCCAGCTGGCTGAGTTCCAGCAGGGCGTGCCCGCCGGCCAAGGGCGTGATGGTGCAGTCCACCGTCATGAGCTGGCCGTTGATCAGCAGGCGGCGCTCGCGCTCGGTGTAAGCCGCGCCGGTTTCCAATGCCTGGCGCAGCGCCTCGCCCAGGCCATCGGCGCCGGGGGCGAGCTGCTCCAGAGACTGGCCGGCGGCCTGGCGCGCGCTGGTGGCGAAGAGGATCTCGGCGGCGGGATTCATGTACCCCAGCCGGCCTTGCTCATCGAGCAGCGCCACGGCGGTGCTCAGATGCTCCTGGATATTGGGTGTGGCGCGTCGTTCGGCATTCATGGGGAATCTCGATGCAATAAGCGCACCAGCGGCGCATGGCGGCGGAGAACGCGCCACGGCGGGCGTTGGGCGGCGCGCTCAGGTGCCCAGTATAGAGAAGAGCGGTGGCGAGGCGCACCAATTTGGTGCATAAACGCGTTGCAGGCGCGGCGGGTGTCCGCGATAACACGATGGGCAGTCGGCTTCGGAGCCGCTAGCGCTCGGTGGAAAAGCGGCGAAATCGCGGCCATGAGCCGCCTCTACCGGCTACCGGGGCGTCGGCGGCTCGGCGATCATTGCAGGGGGGATCGCCCGCCCATGGGCGCGGGCGGCCGCGGTGCGCCGCCCCCGGGGGCAGGCGCGCCGGGCAGGGGGTTCGGGGCCTGGTTGTCGGCCCCGTCTCGATCTTCACCGGCCACGCTGGGCTTGTGGTAGTGGAAGCTCACGGTAGCGCTGCGGGCAAGGGTCTGCCCCTGCCCGTCCAGCACCACGGCGGCCAGGCTGTGGCTGCCCCGCTCCACGCCGGTGAGCTGGGCGGAGGGCGTGGCCACCGGCTGGCCGAAGGCGGCGCCATCGAGCAGGAACTGCACCCGGTGGCCGGGGCGCAAGCCCGGCTCCAGGGCGAGCTGCACCGGAATGGTGTTGGTGGTGTTGCGGAAGGTTTCGTCCGCGGCGGGCCGAGTGATGGCCACCCGGGCGTAGGGGGCTACGTCGGACTGCGCGGCGTCCCTGGGAGCGGCACGGCGGCCGGACGGCGCGGCCGACGGGCGCTGGCCCTCGAACTCGTTGGGCGGGCGCCGGGTCAGATCCAGGCGCTGGGCGCCCTCCACCGGCCGATCGCTGTAGTGGATGCGGCCCTGGGCATCGCGCCATTTGTAGACCTCGGCCTGGGCGAGCAGGGGCAGCAGCAGGATGAGCAAGAAGATACGCATACCGCAAAGATAGGGCATGGCGCGGGGTGCGGCAATGCGGCACGAAAAACCCCCGCCGGGGCGGGGGTGGGTGACGGTGCCGGGCCCGGAAGACACTGCGCGTTTCCCTTGGGCCGCGCTGGCGGGCGAAGGGAATCGATCCGTGTCTTCCGGGTGCCTCAGCAGCTGTAGTACATATCGAATTCCACCGGGTGCGTGGTCATGCGCAGGCGCTGGACTTCGTCCATCTTCAGCGCAATGTAGGCGTCGATGGCGTCATCGGTGAACACGCCGCCGGCGGTGAGGAACTCGCGGTCCGCGTCCAGCGCCTGCAGCGCCTCTTCCAGGGAGAAGGCCACCTTGGGAATGTCCTTCTCCTCTTCCGGCGGCAGGTCGTAGAGATCCTTGTCCATGGCATCGCCCGGGTGGATCTTGTTCTGGATGCCGTCCAGCCCCGCCATCAGCAAGGCGGCGAAGGCCAGATACGGGTTGGCGGTGGAGTCCGGGAAACGCACCTCGACACGCCGCGCCTTGGGGTTGGTGACGTAGGGGATGCGGATGGACGCGGAGCGGTTGCGGGCGGAGTAGGCCAGCAGCACCGGCGCCTCGAAGCCCGGCACCAGACGCTTGTAGCTGTTGGTGGAGGCGTTGCAGAAGGCGTTGATGGCCTTGGCGTGCTTGATCACACCACCGATGTAGTACAGCGCCATTTCGGACAGGCCCCCGTACTCATTGCCGGCGAACAGCGCCTTGCCGTCCTGGCCGATGGACATGTGCACGTGCATGCCGCTGCCGTTGTCACCCACCAGGGGCTTGGGCATGAAGGTGACGGTCTTGCCGTAGGCGTGGGCCACGTTGTGCACGGCGTACTTGAGGTTCTGCACCTCGTCGGCCTTCAGCACCAGGGTGTTGGCGCCCACGCCGATCTCGCACTGCCCGGCGGTGGCCACTTCATGGTGATGCACTTCCACGGTCTGGCCCATGGCTTCCAGCGCTTCGCACATGGCGCCGCGCAGATCATGCAGGGAGTCCACCGGGGGCACGGGGAAATAGCCACCCTTCACGCCCGGACGATGGCCCATGTTGCCGTCGGCGTAGACCCGCTCGGAGTTCCAGCCGGCTTCTTCGGAGTCGATCTTGCAGAAGCTGCCGCTCATGTCGGAGCCCCAGCGCACATCGTCGAACACGAAGAACTCGTTCTCCGGACCGAACAGGGCGCGATCGCCCACGCCGGTGGACTGCAGGTAGGCCTCGGCGCGACGCGCGATGGAGCGCGGATCACGCTCGTAGCCCTGCATGGTGGTCGGCTCGATGATGTCGCAGATGATGTTCAGCGTGGGCTCGTCGAAAAAGGGGTCGAGCACCGCGGTGGCCGCGTCGGGCAGCAGGATCATGTCGGACTCGTTGATGCCCTTCCAGCCGGAGATGGAGGAGCCGTCGAACATCTTGCCCGACTCGAAGAACTCCTCGTCCACCTCGCTGGCGGGAATGGTCACGTGCTGCATCTTGCCCTTGGTATCGGTGAACCGCATGTCCACGTACCGGATGCCTTCGTCCTGGATCTGTTTGATGACGTCTGCTGCTGTGCGAGACATTGCTCGACCTCCACTGGGGATAAAGCGATAAATTTCACGGGCTGAAGAAGCAGAAACCGTGCCAAGGCAGGCGCATCAGAAAAAACGGGCCTTTATGGTGCATGGGGCAGGCGCGCCGGGCAGACAATGCACCACGAAGAGGCAAGGGCGGCCAAAAACGCACCATTAAGGTGCAACCGCCTAGTCATCCAACTCCAGTCGTACCCGCCGAATGTCCCCCTGGCCCGGTTCGATCAGCAGCCGACAGTGGTGGCGGCCCGCCCAGTCCTCCAGCCCCGGCAGGGAATCCGGGTCGTCCAGCTCCAGCAGCAGGCTGTCCCCGGCGCAGAGCTGGCGGGCATAGGTTTCGGTGTGCAACAACGGTTCCGGTGCTCGCTGGCCGCGCAGGTCCAGATAATACTCGTGACTCATCCCGCCTCTCCGGGTCATCGGCTGTCGATCGCCCAGATATAGCCCATCCCGGGCCCAGGGGCAAAGCCGCCCCCTACATAGGGAGGCCGGGGACGGCTATACTCGCGGGCTCGGTTTTCGGCCAAAGCGCCGATGCACGCTCATAGGGGGTTTTCTTGGACACAGCCACGGGCACGGGAAGCGTGATGAGCTTCCAGCAACTCATACTGGCCCTGCAGGCGTACTGGGCCGAGCAGGGCTGCGTGATCCTGCAACCGCTGGACATGGAAGTGGGGGCGGGCACTTTCCACCCGGCCACCTTCCTGCGCGCCATCGGCCCGGAGCCCTGGAGCGCGGCCTATGTGCAGCCCTCCCGCCGCCCCACCGACGGGCGTTACGGCGAGAACCCCAACCGCGGTCAGCATTACTACCAGTTCCAGGTGGTGCTCAAGCCCTCGCCGCTGAATATCCAGGAGCTGTACCTGGATTCCCTGCGCCGGCTGGGCTTCGACCCGCTGGTGCATGACATCCGCTTCGTGGAAGACAACTGGGAATCCCCCACCCTGGGTGCCTGGGGCCTGGGCTGGGAGGTGTGGCTGAACGGCATGGAAGTCACCCAGTTCACCTATTTTCAGCAGGTCGGGGGGCTGGATTGCCAGCCGGTGATGGGCGAGATCACCTATGGCCTGGAGCGCCTGGCCATGTATCTGCAGGGCAAGGAGAGCATCTTCGACCTGATCTGGACCGAGGGCCCCGAGGGCGTGGTCACCTACGGCGATGTGTTCAAGCAGAACGAAGTGGAGATGTCGGCCTACAACTTCGAGCACGCCGACACCGAGGCCCTGTTCGGCTGGTTCGACACCTGTGAGCGCGAGAGCCAGCGCCTGATCGAAGCCGATCTGCCCCTGCCCGCCTACGAACAGGTACTGAAAGCCTCCCACACCTTCAACCTGCTGGACGCCCGCCACGCCATCTCGGTGACCGAACGCCAGGGGTACATCCTGCGGGTGCGCGCCCTCGCCCGGGCCGTGGCCCAGGCCTATCACGCCCGCCGCGAAGCGCTGGGCTTTCCGCTGTGCAAGAACAACGCTGACAAGGGGGCCGCATGAGTGTGGAAGGGCGCGATCTGCTGATCGAACTGGGCACCGAGGAACTGCCCCCCAAGGCCCTGCGCGGCCTCAGCGAGGCCCTGGCCGCGGAAATACTCAAGGGCCTGGCCGACGCCGAACTGGCCCACGCCGGCCACCACATCTACGCCGCGCCCCGGCGCCTCGCGCTGCGGGTGGAAAACCTGGCCCTGCGCCAGGCCGACAAGCAGATCGAACGACGCGGCCCGGCACTGGCCGCCGCCTACGATGCGCAAGGCCAGCCCACCAAGGCCGCCCAGGGCTTCGCCCGTTCCGTGGGCACCGAAGTCTCCGCCCTGCAGACCCTGAAGACCGACAAGGGCGCTTGGCTGGTCTACCGCGGCGAGCAGGCGGGCCGCCCCGCCGCCGAGCTCATCCCGGCGCTGCTGGAGCGCGCCCTGAACCGCTTGCCGATTCCCAAGCGCATGCGCTGGGGCGCGGGCGATGCCGCCTTCGTGCGCCCGGTGCACTGGCTGGTGCTGATGCACGGCGACGAGGTGATCGACGCCGAGCTGCTGGGCGTGCGCAGCGGCCGGGCGAGCCGCGGACATCGCTTCCATCACCCCGAGGCCATCACCCTCCGCAGCCCCGCCGACTACCCGGCGCAACTGCGTGAGGCCCATGTGCTGGTCGATTTCGCCCAGCGTCAGGCACGTATCGCCGAACTGGTGGCGCAGGGCGCGGCCAGCATCGAAGGGCGGGCCGTGGTGGACCCTGAACTGCTGGAGGAAGTCACCGCCCTGGTGGAGTGGCCGGAGCTGATCCTGGGCCGCTTCGACGAGGAGTTCCTGGACGTGCCCGCCGAGGCGCTGATCTCCAGCATGCAGGAGCATCAGAAGTACTTCCCCGTGCGCGATGGCGACGGCCGGCTGCTGCCGCGCTTCATCGCCATCGCCAATATCGCCAGCCGCGACCCGGCGCAGGTGCGCGCCGGCAACGAGCGGGTGATCCGCCCGCGCCTGGCCGACGCCGCGTTCTTCTGGAACCGGGACCGCCGCCACAGGCTCGCCGAGCAACGCAGCCGTCTGGCCGAGGTGGTGTTCCAGAAGCAGCTGGGCTCGCTGGCCGAGAAGAGCGCGCGGGTGGCGGCAGTCGCCGCCGAGCTTGCCTCGCGCCTGGGGGCCGACCCCTCCCAGGCCCGCCGCGCCGCGGAACTGGGCAAGTGCGATCTGATGACCGAGATGGTCGGGGAATTCCCCGAGTTGCAGGGCATCATGGGCCGCTACTACGCCCTGCACGACGGTGAGCCGGACGCGGTGGCCCAGGCCCTGGACGAGCAATACCAGCCGCGCTTCGCCGGCGATGAGGTGCCCGCCTCCACGCTCGGCCAGGTGCTGGCGGTGGCCGAGCGCGCCGACACCCTGATGGGCATCTTCGCCATCGGCCGCGCGCCCAGCGGCGACAAGGACCCCTTCGGCCTGCGTCGGGCCGCGCTGGGCCTGATGCGCACGCTCATCGAGCGGGAACTGGACGTGGATCTGCGTGAACTGCTCGCCGGCGCCGCCGCGCAGCAGCCCGCCGCCGTGAAGGCCGCCGAGCAGCTGGACGCCGTCTACGCCTTCTGCCTGGAGCGCCTGCGCGGCTACTACCAGGAGCAGGGCGTGGGGGTGGAAGTCTTCGATGCCGTGGCGGTGCTGGAACCGGCCCGCCCGCTGG
This DNA window, taken from Alkalilimnicola sp. S0819, encodes the following:
- the glnG gene encoding nitrogen regulation protein NR(I) translates to MIEAGVWIVDDDSSIRWVLERALAQAGFAVRSFERADTVLTALAREQPAVLLSDVRMPGLSGMGLLSEVAERWPRLPVIIMTAHSDLESAVSAYQGGAFDYLPKPFDLDEAVELVRRALQTRKGSSTAPAEPEPLPEIIGEAPAMQQVFRAIGRLASSHINVLINGESGTGKELVARALHRHSPRRDRPFIALNMAAIPRDLMESELFGHEKGAFTGATATRQGRFEQADGGTLFLDEIGDMPAELQTRLLRVLADGEFYRVGGLTSLKVDVRIVAATHQNLERRVAEGGFREDLFHRLNVIRIQLPALRERREDIPQLARFFLARAAGELGVEPKSLRPETEGHLSAYAWPGNVRQLENSCRWLTVMASGQEIHPEDLPSELRDDEAQAVGDGEHWERALASWAERSLAGGGEGVLSEAVPRLERILIETALRRTGGRRQEAARLLGWGRNTLTRKIKELRLSV
- the glnL gene encoding nitrogen regulation protein NR(II) → MNAERRATPNIQEHLSTAVALLDEQGRLGYMNPAAEILFATSARQAAGQSLEQLAPGADGLGEALRQALETGAAYTERERRLLINGQLMTVDCTITPLAGGHALLELSQLDRHLRISREYQLIAQNKATRELIRGLAHEIKNPLGGLRGAAQLLERELPEAGLREYTQVIIHEADRLQTLVDGLLGPHQPPQQGMVNIHEVLERVRQLVRAEAPPEVAIVRDYDPSIPPFRGAADQLIQAVLNVVRNGLEAVGEQGRIVLRTRTQRQFTIDQTTHKLVARIDIIDSGPGIPAPLQDQIFYPMVTTRAQGSGLGLSISQTLVNQHGGLIECASEPGHTVFTLWLPLEDYP
- a CDS encoding DUF4124 domain-containing protein; its protein translation is MRIFLLILLLPLLAQAEVYKWRDAQGRIHYSDRPVEGAQRLDLTRRPPNEFEGQRPSAAPSGRRAAPRDAAQSDVAPYARVAITRPAADETFRNTTNTIPVQLALEPGLRPGHRVQFLLDGAAFGQPVATPSAQLTGVERGSHSLAAVVLDGQGQTLARSATVSFHYHKPSVAGEDRDGADNQAPNPLPGAPAPGGGAPRPPAPMGGRSPLQ
- the glnA gene encoding glutamate--ammonia ligase, with the translated sequence MSRTAADVIKQIQDEGIRYVDMRFTDTKGKMQHVTIPASEVDEEFFESGKMFDGSSISGWKGINESDMILLPDAATAVLDPFFDEPTLNIICDIIEPTTMQGYERDPRSIARRAEAYLQSTGVGDRALFGPENEFFVFDDVRWGSDMSGSFCKIDSEEAGWNSERVYADGNMGHRPGVKGGYFPVPPVDSLHDLRGAMCEALEAMGQTVEVHHHEVATAGQCEIGVGANTLVLKADEVQNLKYAVHNVAHAYGKTVTFMPKPLVGDNGSGMHVHMSIGQDGKALFAGNEYGGLSEMALYYIGGVIKHAKAINAFCNASTNSYKRLVPGFEAPVLLAYSARNRSASIRIPYVTNPKARRVEVRFPDSTANPYLAFAALLMAGLDGIQNKIHPGDAMDKDLYDLPPEEEKDIPKVAFSLEEALQALDADREFLTAGGVFTDDAIDAYIALKMDEVQRLRMTTHPVEFDMYYSC
- a CDS encoding sulfurtransferase TusA family protein, with amino-acid sequence MSHEYYLDLRGQRAPEPLLHTETYARQLCAGDSLLLELDDPDSLPGLEDWAGRHHCRLLIEPGQGDIRRVRLELDD
- the glyQ gene encoding glycine--tRNA ligase subunit alpha gives rise to the protein MSFQQLILALQAYWAEQGCVILQPLDMEVGAGTFHPATFLRAIGPEPWSAAYVQPSRRPTDGRYGENPNRGQHYYQFQVVLKPSPLNIQELYLDSLRRLGFDPLVHDIRFVEDNWESPTLGAWGLGWEVWLNGMEVTQFTYFQQVGGLDCQPVMGEITYGLERLAMYLQGKESIFDLIWTEGPEGVVTYGDVFKQNEVEMSAYNFEHADTEALFGWFDTCERESQRLIEADLPLPAYEQVLKASHTFNLLDARHAISVTERQGYILRVRALARAVAQAYHARREALGFPLCKNNADKGAA